One Sphingomonas sp. FARSPH DNA segment encodes these proteins:
- a CDS encoding HprK-related kinase A, with translation MKHTLCLRVGPFGFRIGSDWRAPIDTLADLYRDYPRVDVPDYTVRLEATRPWRRWIRPSVRIGGDYMLPDAAPLPLEQALLAAEMGMNLQLALGARRFLLLHASAVERDGRALLMTGESGAGKSTLATLLAADGWRFMGDEFALIEPATGIAFALPRLVSLKNESVDAATRAWPQARFGPLLQGTPKGNIRHLVPDARAIAAMDAPAVPALLLFPQFGAAAAIRTVPPAEAFVRLTQASTNYVTLGEAGFTALTTLVRKLPAFAIDYPDGATALAQVEALWPTR, from the coding sequence GTGAAGCATACGCTGTGCTTGCGCGTCGGCCCGTTCGGCTTCCGTATCGGGTCGGACTGGCGCGCCCCGATCGACACGCTCGCCGACCTCTATCGCGATTATCCGCGCGTCGACGTGCCCGACTACACTGTCCGGCTGGAGGCGACGCGGCCGTGGCGGCGGTGGATCCGCCCGTCGGTGCGCATCGGCGGGGATTACATGCTGCCCGACGCCGCGCCGCTGCCGCTCGAGCAGGCGCTGCTCGCGGCGGAGATGGGCATGAACCTGCAACTCGCGCTCGGCGCGCGGCGGTTCCTGCTGCTCCACGCCAGCGCGGTCGAACGCGATGGGCGCGCGCTGCTGATGACGGGCGAATCGGGGGCGGGGAAATCGACGCTGGCGACGCTGCTCGCCGCCGACGGCTGGCGGTTCATGGGCGACGAATTCGCGCTGATCGAGCCGGCGACGGGCATCGCCTTCGCTTTGCCGCGCCTCGTCAGCCTCAAGAACGAAAGCGTCGACGCGGCGACGCGGGCGTGGCCGCAGGCGCGCTTCGGGCCGCTGCTGCAAGGTACGCCGAAGGGCAATATCCGCCATCTGGTCCCCGATGCGCGCGCGATCGCGGCGATGGACGCGCCCGCCGTGCCGGCACTGCTGCTATTCCCGCAATTCGGCGCGGCGGCGGCGATCCGCACCGTCCCGCCCGCGGAGGCGTTCGTCCGCCTGACGCAGGCATCGACCAATTACGTGACGCTGGGCGAGGCGGGTTTCACCGCGCTGACGACCCTCGTGCGCAAGCTGCCGGCGTTCGCGATCGACTATCCCGACGGGGCGACCGCGCTCGCGCAGGTGGAGGCGTTGTGGCCGACGCGATGA
- a CDS encoding CopG family transcriptional regulator, with amino-acid sequence MRTLIDLPDRDIERLDALARQRKVSRASLIRQAVERHLNDNDANGWIRRGAGYWRNRDDIGDPIEYQRVMREDRDPV; translated from the coding sequence ATGCGTACGTTGATCGATCTTCCGGACCGTGACATCGAGCGGCTCGATGCACTGGCGCGTCAACGCAAAGTGTCGCGCGCCTCGTTGATCCGCCAGGCCGTGGAGCGTCACCTCAACGACAACGATGCTAACGGCTGGATTCGGCGTGGGGCGGGCTATTGGCGGAATCGCGACGACATCGGCGATCCGATCGAATATCAGCGCGTCATGCGTGAAGATCGTGACCCGGTTTGA
- a CDS encoding nucleotidyltransferase domain-containing protein: MADAMMLARALADPTALRLDTDWTGLIAAARAEQLIGTLAWRLAGLPVPEPVAILLAEAREAAEAARRTALWEAEMARRALAPLGVPVVLLKGTAYVAAGLAAGQGRHIGDLDILVPRDALDAVEAALIAAGWEWVKPDPYDDSYYRRWMHELPPLIHRDRDRMIDVHHTILPLTARPRPDAAALIAQARPLGNGLSVLSPEGMIVHAAAHLLADGDLAGGLRNLWDIHCLYGEAAEADPDFSRTLIEEAAHHGLVQPTVRALRLSHRVFGTPIRDYTAPARLDLKPRPGDGWFVRRLLARDGWGRPTRPATRFAFYVRSHWLRMPPAMLARHLWIKWHKRAPLS, translated from the coding sequence GTGGCCGACGCGATGATGCTGGCGCGCGCGCTCGCCGATCCGACGGCGTTGCGGCTCGATACCGACTGGACCGGGCTGATCGCCGCGGCGCGCGCCGAGCAGCTGATCGGCACGCTCGCGTGGCGCCTCGCCGGCCTGCCCGTGCCCGAACCCGTCGCGATCCTGCTTGCCGAGGCGCGCGAGGCGGCGGAGGCGGCGCGGCGCACTGCTTTGTGGGAAGCGGAGATGGCGCGCCGCGCGCTCGCGCCGCTGGGCGTGCCGGTGGTGCTGCTCAAGGGCACCGCCTATGTCGCCGCGGGGCTGGCCGCCGGGCAGGGGCGGCATATCGGCGATCTCGACATACTCGTGCCGCGCGACGCGCTCGACGCGGTCGAGGCCGCGCTGATCGCGGCAGGGTGGGAATGGGTGAAGCCCGACCCCTATGACGATTCCTACTACCGACGCTGGATGCACGAGCTGCCGCCGCTGATCCATCGCGACCGCGACCGGATGATCGACGTGCACCACACGATCCTCCCGCTCACTGCCCGGCCGCGTCCCGATGCGGCGGCGCTGATCGCGCAAGCGCGGCCCCTCGGTAACGGGCTGTCGGTACTGTCACCCGAAGGCATGATCGTTCACGCCGCCGCGCATCTGCTCGCGGACGGCGACCTTGCCGGCGGCCTGCGCAACCTGTGGGACATCCACTGCCTGTATGGCGAGGCAGCGGAGGCTGACCCGGATTTCAGCCGAACCCTGATCGAGGAGGCCGCGCATCACGGGCTGGTGCAGCCGACGGTGCGCGCGCTGCGGCTGTCGCACCGCGTGTTCGGCACGCCGATCCGCGACTATACGGCGCCCGCCCGGCTCGACCTGAAACCGCGCCCGGGCGACGGATGGTTCGTCCGCCGGTTGCTGGCTCGCGACGGCTGGGGCCGCCCGACCCGGCCGGCGACGCGATTCGCTTTTTATGTCCGCTCGCACTGGCTGCGCATGCCACCCGCCATGCTGGCGCGGCATCTGTGGATCAAATGGCATAAGCGCGCTCCACTTTCCTGA
- the glmU gene encoding bifunctional UDP-N-acetylglucosamine diphosphorylase/glucosamine-1-phosphate N-acetyltransferase GlmU yields MSTPIAVIILAAGKGTRMKSDLHKVLHPIAGRPMLLHLIDSLNRAGAGRRVVVVGASGDQVEAAVAATGVEIAWQHEQLGTAHAALQAKEALAGFDGIAIVCFGDTPLLATGTVARLAARLEAADAPTVAVLGFRPADARAYGRIVADADGTIAKMVEFKDASDAERAVDLCNSGVTAVRTRDLWRLLEAVGNDNAAGEYYLPDIVTLAIAQGGRAVCIETSEDEVAGINSRGELAAVEVGWQAQRRAQAMADGATLIAPETVWFSHDTVLGRDVVIEPNVVFAPGVTVADQVTIHAFSHLEGATVAEGAEIGPYARLRPGAVVGRKAKVGNFVEIKKAVLGEGAKANHLSYIGDAEIGAGANIGAGTITCNYDGFFKYKTQIGAGAFIGSNSALVAPVTVGAGAIVGAGSVVTADVEADALALVRPEQRSKPGWAKRFRERMTARKAGK; encoded by the coding sequence ATGAGCACGCCCATCGCCGTCATCATCCTTGCTGCGGGCAAGGGTACTCGCATGAAGTCCGACCTGCACAAGGTGCTGCATCCGATCGCGGGCCGGCCGATGCTGCTCCATCTGATCGACAGCCTGAACCGCGCCGGTGCCGGCCGCCGCGTCGTCGTGGTCGGCGCATCGGGCGACCAGGTCGAGGCGGCGGTCGCGGCGACGGGGGTCGAGATCGCGTGGCAGCACGAACAGCTCGGCACCGCGCATGCCGCGTTGCAGGCGAAAGAGGCGCTCGCCGGTTTCGACGGGATCGCGATCGTCTGTTTCGGCGACACCCCCTTGCTCGCGACCGGGACGGTGGCGCGGCTCGCGGCGCGGCTGGAGGCGGCGGACGCGCCGACCGTCGCGGTGCTGGGGTTCCGCCCCGCGGACGCCCGCGCCTATGGCCGGATCGTCGCCGATGCCGACGGCACGATTGCCAAGATGGTCGAGTTCAAGGACGCGAGCGACGCGGAGCGCGCGGTCGACCTGTGCAATTCGGGCGTCACCGCGGTGCGCACGCGCGATCTGTGGCGGCTGCTGGAGGCGGTCGGCAACGACAATGCGGCGGGCGAATATTACCTGCCCGACATCGTCACGCTCGCGATCGCGCAAGGTGGGCGCGCGGTGTGCATCGAAACCAGCGAGGACGAGGTCGCCGGCATCAACAGCCGCGGCGAACTGGCGGCGGTCGAGGTGGGCTGGCAGGCGCAGCGCCGCGCCCAGGCGATGGCGGACGGTGCGACGCTGATCGCGCCGGAGACGGTGTGGTTCAGCCACGATACCGTGCTGGGCCGCGACGTCGTGATCGAACCGAACGTCGTCTTCGCGCCCGGCGTGACCGTGGCGGACCAGGTGACGATCCACGCCTTCAGCCACCTGGAGGGTGCAACCGTCGCCGAAGGCGCCGAGATCGGCCCGTACGCCCGCCTGCGCCCCGGCGCGGTCGTGGGACGCAAGGCGAAGGTCGGCAATTTCGTCGAAATCAAGAAGGCCGTGCTGGGAGAGGGCGCGAAGGCCAATCACCTGTCCTACATCGGCGATGCAGAGATCGGCGCGGGCGCGAACATCGGCGCAGGGACGATCACCTGCAACTACGATGGCTTCTTCAAGTACAAGACGCAGATCGGCGCGGGCGCGTTCATCGGGTCCAACTCCGCTCTCGTCGCGCCGGTCACGGTCGGCGCGGGGGCGATCGTAGGGGCGGGATCGGTCGTGACCGCCGACGTCGAGGCCGACGCCCTTGCGCTCGTCCGTCCCGAACAACGCAGCAAGCCGGGCTGGGCGAAGCGGTTCCGCGAAAGAATGACCGCGCGCAAGGCTGGCAAGTGA
- a CDS encoding HPr-rel-A system PqqD family peptide chaperone → MRYRAAPPAALLVAPLDSFTAVYHRASGITHLLVSPAPEILTALQDAALTAAALRDRLGEAFDLGEEDAGALDARLAELVAAGLVEALA, encoded by the coding sequence TTGCGCTACCGCGCCGCGCCGCCGGCGGCGCTGCTCGTCGCGCCGCTCGATTCCTTCACCGCCGTCTATCATCGCGCATCGGGGATCACGCATCTGCTCGTCAGCCCCGCGCCGGAAATCCTCACCGCCCTGCAGGATGCTGCACTGACCGCCGCCGCGCTGCGCGACCGGCTCGGCGAGGCGTTCGACCTCGGCGAGGAGGACGCCGGCGCGCTCGATGCGCGGCTTGCCGAACTCGTCGCCGCCGGGCTGGTCGAGGCGCTGGCGTGA
- a CDS encoding type II toxin-antitoxin system VapC family toxin: MAQPFFDTNILIDWLLDRPQASEELARYASHRISRIVWTEILAGEPQAQRPTIHRLLSGFEIVEIDAQIAAAAADIRFDTRMKLLDAMILATARVHGAMLISRNTKDFPAGMPGVRVPYTL; the protein is encoded by the coding sequence GTGGCCCAGCCTTTCTTCGACACGAACATCCTGATCGATTGGTTACTGGATCGCCCGCAGGCCAGCGAGGAGCTGGCGCGTTATGCGAGCCATCGGATAAGCCGGATAGTCTGGACGGAGATACTGGCTGGCGAGCCGCAGGCGCAGCGGCCCACTATTCATAGGCTTTTGTCCGGGTTCGAAATCGTCGAGATCGACGCGCAAATCGCGGCGGCGGCGGCGGATATACGGTTCGATACGCGCATGAAATTGTTGGACGCTATGATCCTGGCGACGGCGCGCGTCCACGGCGCCATGCTGATCTCTCGCAATACGAAGGATTTTCCGGCAGGCATGCCGGGCGTCCGTGTCCCCTATACCCTCTGA
- a CDS encoding HAD-IA family hydrolase, with product MTAHRPPFAIVGFDLDGTLLDTSGDLAAAVNHALASIGRPPLAVEQVKPMIGGGARHMLAQGMAATGGCDEATLDVLHRRLLDYYEAHIAVHTHPYPGCLDALDTLDAMGVRIAVVTNKLEALARAVLADLGLMGRFATLIGGDTMGPGNAKPSPAPIHEMIRRCGGGSAAFVGDSIFDVKAAQAAGLPAIACSFGFLMQPVAELGADAVIDGYTALIPALETLAARG from the coding sequence ATGACCGCCCATCGCCCGCCTTTCGCCATCGTCGGCTTCGACCTCGACGGCACCTTGCTCGACACCAGCGGCGATCTTGCCGCCGCGGTCAACCATGCGCTGGCCTCGATCGGGCGGCCGCCACTCGCCGTCGAGCAGGTGAAGCCGATGATCGGCGGGGGCGCGCGCCACATGCTGGCGCAGGGCATGGCCGCGACGGGCGGCTGCGACGAGGCGACGCTGGACGTGCTCCACCGCCGCCTGCTCGACTATTACGAGGCGCATATCGCGGTGCACACGCATCCCTATCCCGGCTGCCTCGACGCGCTCGATACACTCGATGCGATGGGCGTGAGGATCGCGGTGGTGACGAACAAGCTGGAAGCGCTGGCGCGCGCGGTCCTGGCCGACCTTGGCCTGATGGGGCGGTTCGCGACGCTGATCGGCGGCGATACGATGGGGCCTGGCAACGCCAAGCCTTCGCCTGCCCCCATCCATGAAATGATCCGCCGCTGCGGCGGCGGCAGCGCGGCGTTCGTCGGCGATTCGATTTTCGACGTAAAGGCGGCGCAGGCGGCGGGACTGCCCGCGATTGCCTGTTCTTTCGGCTTCCTGATGCAGCCGGTCGCGGAACTGGGCGCCGACGCGGTGATCGATGGTTATACAGCGCTCATTCCCGCGCTGGAGACGCTGGCAGCCCGCGGCTGA